The Mammaliicoccus sciuri genome window below encodes:
- a CDS encoding competence protein CoiA: MLMGLNQHNQLIYAQHAKANEIYRCPDCLHELIIKKGKHTVAHFAHKVDSYCLRNSYKKESLDHISSKHHIYASLNGKVNIDMEYYISEIEQIPDILINKNLVVEFQYSPISFDLLMDRSEGFRVMNMKVIWIGKEIKYQNGILTLSYFESSLINHRERTLITYNPEEQLLIRYECLQSIDKHRFIGYRREIQWDHLLEDYPLKQIPNLALTDRAYQEYLTKCRKQKNVLEPTLSLLYNARLIHKKRQPIIGIIVPEQIYFLTHSITWQTYLFLEMKNKTFTFGKFYQFIEFRSFYDCHYSKKEILLNAFYSYISIVKRKAISRAKWTN; the protein is encoded by the coding sequence ATGTTAATGGGACTTAATCAACATAATCAGTTAATATATGCACAACACGCTAAGGCAAATGAAATTTATAGGTGCCCGGATTGTTTACATGAACTTATTATCAAGAAAGGGAAACATACTGTTGCACACTTTGCTCATAAAGTAGATAGTTATTGTTTAAGAAATAGTTATAAGAAAGAATCTCTTGATCACATATCATCTAAGCATCATATTTATGCAAGCTTAAATGGGAAAGTTAACATAGATATGGAATATTATATTTCAGAGATTGAACAAATTCCTGACATATTGATTAATAAAAATCTTGTTGTCGAATTTCAATATTCACCTATAAGCTTTGATTTATTAATGGATAGAAGTGAAGGATTTCGAGTAATGAATATGAAAGTAATTTGGATTGGTAAAGAAATTAAATATCAGAATGGTATATTAACACTCAGTTATTTTGAATCATCACTCATTAATCATAGAGAAAGAACACTTATAACTTATAATCCTGAAGAACAATTGTTAATAAGATATGAATGTTTACAATCAATTGATAAACATAGATTTATCGGTTATAGAAGGGAAATTCAATGGGATCATTTATTAGAAGATTACCCGTTAAAGCAAATACCAAATTTAGCGTTAACGGATAGAGCTTATCAAGAATATTTAACTAAATGTAGAAAACAGAAGAATGTATTAGAACCGACGCTATCGTTATTATATAATGCACGCTTAATACATAAGAAGAGACAACCGATTATTGGCATTATTGTACCAGAACAAATATATTTTTTAACACATAGTATTACATGGCAAACATACTTATTTTTAGAAATGAAAAATAAGACATTTACTTTTGGGAAATTTTATCAGTTCATAGAATTTAGATCATTTTATGATTGTCATTATTCTAAGAAAGAAATCCTTTTAAACGCCTTTTACTCATATATTTCAATTGTAAAACGAAAGGCTATTTCACGTGCAAAATGGACTAATTAA
- the mecA gene encoding adaptor protein MecA, producing the protein MRIERIDETTVKLFITYQDIEARGFKREDLWTNRKRGEEFFWSMMDEINDEEEFVVEGPLWIQVHAFEKGVEVTVSKSKGDELLNMTDEESNEQLEYQVNDFLSQALDSDQNIGDLLNEEKEAEKHFVPKDIGLLVRFEDLEDIIEYAHYNEHKDIVFTDLLYMLDNKYYYYVQFDQIDSEDIINDFYGQLLEYANPTQVSKLYLDDYAKVVMSYNVMGQVRRYFEPKN; encoded by the coding sequence ATGAGAATAGAACGAATTGATGAAACAACGGTAAAATTATTTATAACTTATCAAGATATCGAAGCAAGAGGTTTCAAACGTGAAGATTTATGGACAAATCGTAAACGTGGCGAAGAATTTTTCTGGTCTATGATGGATGAAATCAATGATGAGGAAGAATTTGTCGTTGAAGGACCATTGTGGATCCAAGTGCATGCATTTGAAAAGGGTGTTGAAGTAACCGTTTCTAAATCTAAAGGTGACGAACTGTTAAATATGACTGACGAAGAATCTAATGAACAATTAGAGTATCAAGTCAATGATTTCTTATCTCAAGCACTCGATTCTGATCAGAATATCGGAGATCTCTTGAATGAAGAGAAAGAAGCTGAAAAACATTTTGTCCCTAAAGACATAGGCTTACTTGTAAGATTCGAAGATTTAGAAGATATTATTGAATATGCACATTATAATGAACATAAAGATATTGTATTTACAGACTTATTATACATGTTAGATAACAAATATTATTATTATGTACAATTTGATCAAATAGATAGTGAAGACATTATTAATGACTTCTACGGACAATTACTTGAATATGCTAATCCAACTCAAGTGTCTAAATTATATCTAGATGATTATGCGAAAGTTGTCATGAGTTATAATGTTATGGGTCAAGTGAGAAGATATTTTGAACCTAAAAATTAA
- the spxA gene encoding transcriptional regulator SpxA, translated as MVTLFTSPSCTSCRKAKAWLQEHDIPYTERNIFSEHLTLDEIKSILKMTEDGTDEIISTRSKTYQKLNVDIDALPLQELYTIIQDNPGLLRRPIILDDKRLQVGYNEDEIRRFLPRKVRTFQLMEAQRMVD; from the coding sequence ATGGTAACATTATTTACTTCACCAAGTTGCACATCTTGCCGTAAAGCGAAAGCATGGTTACAAGAACATGACATTCCGTATACGGAGCGTAATATTTTTTCAGAACACTTAACATTAGATGAAATTAAATCAATCTTAAAGATGACAGAAGATGGAACAGACGAAATTATTTCAACTCGTTCTAAAACATATCAAAAATTAAATGTAGATATCGATGCATTACCTCTACAAGAATTATATACAATTATACAAGACAACCCAGGTTTATTACGTCGACCTATTATTTTAGATGATAAACGTTTACAAGTTGGTTATAACGAAGATGAAATTCGTCGTTTCTTACCAAGAAAAGTGCGTACATTCCAATTAATGGAAGCACAACGTATGGTTGACTAA
- the trpS gene encoding tryptophan--tRNA ligase has protein sequence METLFSGIQPSGIPTLGNYIGALKQFNEIQHDYDCFFCIVDQHAITVPQDRLKLRENTRKLAAIYLASGLDPEKVTLFIQSEVPAHIQAGWILTTISSIGELERMTQYKDKAQKQSQGIPAGLLTYPPLMAADIVLYNTNIVPVGDDQKQHIELTRNVVDRFNTKYNDILIKPEIHMPKLGARIMSLQDPSKKMSKSDDNQKNFISLLDEPNVAAKKIKSAVTDSDAIVKYDKENKPGISNLLVIYSSLSGQSIEELEAQYADKGYGDFKGDLAEEVKKFLVEFQEKFNYYYENKEVLDEILDKGRDKASFVANKTLKKMENAIGLGRKRK, from the coding sequence ATGGAAACTTTATTTTCAGGTATCCAACCAAGTGGTATCCCTACTTTAGGTAACTACATTGGTGCATTAAAACAATTTAATGAGATTCAACACGACTATGACTGCTTTTTTTGCATTGTAGATCAGCATGCAATTACAGTACCTCAAGATAGACTTAAATTAAGAGAAAACACACGTAAATTAGCTGCGATTTACTTAGCATCTGGACTAGACCCAGAAAAAGTAACGCTATTCATCCAATCAGAAGTACCAGCACATATTCAAGCCGGTTGGATATTAACAACAATCAGTTCAATTGGTGAACTTGAAAGAATGACGCAATATAAAGATAAAGCACAAAAACAATCTCAAGGTATTCCAGCAGGTCTATTAACTTATCCACCATTAATGGCAGCAGATATTGTACTTTATAATACAAATATCGTACCTGTCGGCGATGACCAAAAACAACATATTGAATTAACACGTAATGTTGTTGATCGCTTTAATACGAAATATAATGATATTTTAATTAAGCCAGAAATTCACATGCCAAAACTTGGTGCTAGAATTATGAGCTTACAAGATCCATCTAAGAAAATGAGTAAGAGTGATGATAATCAAAAGAACTTCATCTCATTATTAGATGAGCCAAACGTTGCAGCTAAGAAAATTAAAAGTGCTGTTACAGATTCTGATGCCATCGTTAAATATGATAAAGAAAACAAACCAGGAATCAGTAATTTACTCGTTATATACTCTAGCCTATCAGGTCAATCAATTGAAGAATTAGAAGCACAATATGCTGATAAAGGATATGGTGATTTCAAAGGAGACTTAGCTGAAGAAGTTAAGAAATTCCTTGTAGAATTCCAAGAAAAATTCAATTATTATTATGAAAACAAAGAAGTATTAGATGAAATACTTGATAAAGGTAGAGATAAAGCAAGTTTCGTAGCAAATAAAACATTGAAAAAGATGGAAAACGCTATAGGATTAGGTAGAAAAAGAAAATAA
- a CDS encoding IS3 family transposase (programmed frameshift), whose amino-acid sequence MYKTRLPVKLYQEIFDLHEKGYSFQNIIDKLNLDISDSVIRFKYKVYKQHGITALINKNRNKIYTREFKEKVVKEYLETNKTYSDLAAYYNISHHATLKNWVVKYTEGKENKSYFPYLEVDTMNTRKTTFEERIEIAKYCIENNRDFNKTAEKYQVNYSQVYNWVKKYEKHGDIGLVDGRGKGKPVEALTREEELELKIKALEQRNKFLQMENGVLKKQEEIERQDESKIKQIAAYKTIEALKDKYPIKWICAALEISRASYYKWKNREVSESERFNNELKDEIFRIYHEHDGIYGYRRIYIYLRLYTKFQVNHKRVYRIMKKYVLKAVIRKKRRQYKLSKPEITSQNILNRKFTTSKVNKVWLTDVTEFKLKNGSKVYLSAIYDLGAKKVISHVVSSQNNNKLVYDTFNKAIIKRNTEGIIFHSDRGFQYTSVLFREMIKNASMKQSMSRVGRCIDNGPMEGFWGLLKSEVFKDKSQTFNDIKHATKQINEYIKFYNSKRISLKMAALIKAQPTY is encoded by the exons ATGTATAAAACTAGACTACCTGTTAAACTGTATCAGGAAATCTTCGATTTGCATGAAAAGGGTTATTCCTTTCAAAATATAATTGATAAGTTAAATTTAGATATTAGTGATAGTGTGATTCGATTTAAATATAAAGTGTATAAGCAACATGGTATAACAGCACTTATAAATAAGAATCGAAATAAAATCTATACACGCGAATTTAAAGAAAAAGTTGTTAAAGAATATCTAGAGACTAATAAGACGTATTCAGATCTAGCAGCCTATTACAATATTTCACATCATGCTACTTTAAAAAATTGGGTGGTAAAGTATACTGAAGGAAAGGAAAATAAATCTTATTTTCCATATCTGGAGGTAGACACTATGAATACTAGAAAAACAACATTTGAAGAGAGAATTGAAATAGCTAAATATTGTATTGAAAATAATAGAGACTTTAATAAGACAGCTGAAAAGTACCAAGTTAACTATTCACAAGTCTATAATTGGGTAAAAAAGTATGAAAAACATGGTGATATTGGTTTAGTAGATGGTAGAGGGAAAGGAAAACCAGTTGAAGCTTTAACTAGAGAAGAAGAACTTGAATTAAAAATAAAAGCACTTGAACAAAGAAATAAATTTCTCCAAATGGAGAATGGGGTATTAAAAAAGCAGGAAGAGATAGAGAGGCAG GATGAATCGAAAATCAAGCAAATAGCAGCATACAAGACAATCGAAGCATTAAAAGATAAGTATCCAATCAAATGGATATGCGCCGCACTTGAAATATCGAGAGCAAGTTATTATAAATGGAAAAACAGAGAGGTTTCAGAATCTGAAAGATTCAATAACGAATTAAAAGATGAGATTTTCAGGATTTATCATGAACATGATGGCATATATGGATATCGAAGAATTTATATTTATCTGAGATTATATACTAAATTCCAGGTTAATCATAAACGCGTATATAGAATTATGAAGAAGTATGTATTAAAAGCTGTCATTAGAAAAAAGAGAAGGCAATATAAACTTAGTAAGCCAGAAATCACTTCTCAAAATATCCTAAACAGAAAATTTACAACAAGTAAAGTTAATAAGGTCTGGTTAACAGATGTGACAGAATTTAAATTGAAAAATGGATCTAAAGTGTATTTAAGCGCTATTTATGATTTAGGTGCTAAGAAAGTCATCAGCCATGTAGTCTCATCTCAAAACAATAATAAGCTTGTATACGATACCTTTAACAAAGCCATAATTAAAAGAAATACCGAAGGCATTATATTTCATAGCGACAGAGGATTCCAATATACGAGTGTTCTATTTAGAGAGATGATTAAAAATGCTTCTATGAAGCAAAGCATGTCTCGTGTAGGTAGATGTATTGATAATGGTCCTATGGAAGGCTTTTGGGGGTTACTCAAATCAGAGGTATTCAAAGACAAATCTCAAACATTCAATGATATAAAACACGCCACAAAGCAAATAAATGAATATATAAAATTTTATAATTCTAAAAGAATTTCATTAAAAATGGCTGCGCTTATAAAAGCACAGCCAACATATTGA
- a CDS encoding IS256 family transposase, with the protein MTQLNVNLDYEELASAIFGSDMNASMKTIAMTVINAYMEMERDKYVNAGYKQKNSGRNAQLNGYYERDFLMPIGNLTLKVPRTRDGEFTTEVFNQYSRSDQSLILAMTEAYINGVSTRNVNKIVESLTGKSVSKSTVSGVIKNLDPEIKEWAGRPIVSHQYKYVFVDAMHIKVRENNKIVSKGVYITMGINENRKRDIIGFKISNQESELAWSEFFEDLRMRGLTTPELIISDAHSGLIKSIKSQFIDSSWQRCTFHFLKNIVERFPKKNSKEARMLLKSIFQAPTYRHAVQLKDEFIAQYESNPKYVEAIKILDEGFEDASQFYRFPAQHHKNLRTTNSVENINMQLRKREKIVKTFPNLDSAFRLIGAVLMDIQERFDKSNRPFIA; encoded by the coding sequence ATGACTCAATTAAATGTTAACTTAGATTATGAAGAATTGGCAAGTGCTATTTTTGGAAGTGATATGAATGCGTCTATGAAAACAATAGCTATGACTGTCATAAATGCATACATGGAAATGGAAAGAGACAAGTATGTTAATGCTGGATATAAACAAAAGAATTCAGGAAGAAACGCACAACTTAATGGCTATTATGAGCGTGATTTCCTGATGCCTATTGGCAATCTGACATTAAAAGTTCCAAGAACACGTGACGGTGAATTTACAACTGAAGTATTTAATCAATATTCGCGTTCTGACCAATCGCTTATTTTAGCGATGACAGAAGCATACATTAATGGTGTTTCAACTAGAAATGTTAATAAAATTGTGGAATCCCTAACGGGAAAATCTGTGTCTAAATCAACTGTTTCAGGCGTAATAAAAAACCTAGATCCTGAAATTAAAGAATGGGCTGGTAGACCTATTGTTAGTCATCAGTATAAGTATGTATTTGTTGATGCTATGCACATTAAGGTAAGAGAGAATAATAAAATTGTTTCTAAAGGTGTTTATATCACTATGGGTATCAACGAAAATAGAAAACGCGACATTATTGGCTTTAAAATTTCTAATCAAGAGTCAGAATTAGCTTGGTCAGAGTTTTTTGAAGACTTAAGAATGCGTGGTTTAACAACACCTGAACTTATTATCTCTGATGCGCATTCTGGACTTATTAAATCTATTAAGTCACAGTTTATTGATTCATCTTGGCAACGTTGTACATTCCATTTTCTTAAAAATATTGTAGAGAGATTTCCTAAAAAGAACTCTAAAGAAGCTAGAATGTTACTTAAATCAATATTCCAAGCACCAACATATCGTCACGCTGTTCAGCTCAAAGATGAATTCATTGCACAATATGAAAGTAATCCTAAGTATGTGGAAGCTATTAAAATATTGGATGAAGGCTTCGAAGATGCCTCACAATTCTATAGATTTCCTGCTCAACATCATAAAAATCTAAGAACTACTAATTCAGTTGAAAATATTAATATGCAACTCAGAAAACGAGAAAAAATAGTTAAAACATTCCCTAATCTAGATTCAGCTTTTAGATTAATTGGCGCAGTACTTATGGATATTCAAGAAAGATTTGATAAGTCTAACAGACCATTTATCGCTTAA
- a CDS encoding peptide ABC transporter substrate-binding protein: MSKIFKVLTMMLAAVLVLSACSSGGGSKGKSDETLDLQINGDIPTMDSAMATDGLSFDMFFQTMEGLYTLDKDDKAIPAVAKGDPKITNDGKKWTIKLRDNAKWSNGDPVTAHDFVFAWRKVVDPDTASEYAYILYDIKNAEEINSGDKKPEELGVKAVDDHTLEFELTKSLPYYKELLSFGTFMPQNEKFVKKQGDKYGTTVKTTLYNGPFKMTEWKTDDKVTLEKNDDYWDKDKVKLNKVNYKVVKEASTAVNLYETNKLDIVDLPAEQVKKYKDDKAFHTELDTVTYYFKLNEDTVPEFKNEDFRLAFAKAIDKEAYVKNNLNNGSIPTDNFVPKDFVKDSKGKEYQDGVKNTNQYNVKEAKEHYEKAKKALGKDKFTIELMTYDKDTAKRDAEYFKEQLEKNLDGVTIKIKQQPFKQKLDLVSKGKYEMSLENWIPDYPDPMTFLELYVTDGSHNNTGWSNKEYDSIIKAADSSLASDPDKRLSELQRAEGMLLNEAGIVPLYQVGVAQLQKPNVKNIVNHQFGGVSTLKEAYIEK, translated from the coding sequence ATGTCGAAAATATTTAAAGTATTAACAATGATGTTAGCAGCTGTACTCGTATTGAGTGCATGTTCATCGGGTGGCGGTAGTAAAGGTAAGAGTGATGAAACATTAGATTTACAAATCAATGGTGATATCCCCACGATGGATTCAGCTATGGCAACAGATGGTTTATCATTTGATATGTTCTTCCAAACAATGGAAGGTCTCTACACATTAGATAAAGATGATAAAGCAATACCAGCAGTAGCAAAAGGTGATCCGAAAATTACGAACGATGGTAAGAAGTGGACGATTAAATTAAGAGATAATGCAAAATGGTCAAATGGCGATCCGGTAACGGCACATGATTTTGTCTTTGCTTGGAGAAAAGTTGTAGATCCAGATACTGCATCTGAATATGCATATATCTTATACGATATTAAAAATGCAGAAGAAATTAATTCAGGAGATAAAAAGCCTGAAGAACTTGGTGTTAAAGCAGTAGATGATCACACATTAGAATTTGAACTAACGAAATCATTACCATACTATAAAGAATTATTGTCATTCGGTACATTTATGCCACAAAATGAAAAATTCGTTAAAAAACAAGGTGACAAGTATGGTACAACTGTTAAAACAACTTTATATAATGGACCATTTAAAATGACTGAATGGAAAACAGACGATAAAGTTACGTTAGAAAAAAATGATGATTACTGGGATAAAGATAAAGTTAAATTAAACAAAGTAAATTATAAAGTCGTTAAAGAAGCTTCAACAGCTGTAAATTTATATGAAACGAATAAATTAGATATTGTAGATTTACCAGCAGAACAAGTTAAGAAATATAAAGATGACAAAGCATTTCATACAGAATTAGATACTGTAACGTATTACTTCAAATTAAATGAAGATACAGTACCTGAATTCAAGAATGAAGACTTTAGATTAGCATTTGCTAAAGCAATTGATAAAGAAGCATACGTGAAAAATAACTTAAATAACGGTTCTATTCCAACAGATAACTTTGTACCAAAAGATTTTGTTAAAGATAGTAAAGGTAAAGAGTATCAAGACGGTGTGAAAAATACGAACCAATATAATGTTAAAGAAGCAAAAGAACATTATGAAAAAGCTAAAAAAGCATTAGGTAAAGACAAATTTACAATTGAGCTGATGACTTATGATAAAGATACAGCTAAACGAGATGCTGAATACTTTAAAGAACAATTAGAGAAGAATTTAGATGGTGTTACGATTAAAATTAAACAACAACCATTTAAACAAAAACTTGATCTCGTATCAAAAGGTAAATATGAAATGTCACTAGAAAACTGGATTCCAGATTATCCAGATCCAATGACATTCTTAGAACTTTATGTAACAGACGGTTCTCATAATAATACTGGCTGGTCTAATAAAGAATATGACAGTATTATTAAAGCAGCAGACTCATCATTAGCAAGTGACCCTGATAAACGACTTTCAGAATTACAAAGAGCTGAAGGTATGTTATTAAATGAAGCAGGTATTGTACCACTTTATCAAGTCGGAGTAGCACAACTTCAAAAACCTAACGTTAAAAATATAGTAAACCACCAATTCGGAGGCGTTTCTACATTAAAAGAAGCTTATATTGAAAAATAG